A window of Sphingobacterium sp. SRCM116780 contains these coding sequences:
- a CDS encoding helix-turn-helix domain-containing protein, translating into MLFRFPPPAPIINDSTFLSSGSETFAKLKIEFKAGKRTVFMTEHTLIFVISGIKLLHFSDQTLKITPGQVVLLKKGIYVMAEYIEEGLAFEALLIFLPENILKSFIPKSNKYIGLNKSDPYIVFPINMLIQDFKIQFRQYFEHPLFNYEQLIPLKQKEILILLLSSGYKEQALAFIDAAVSKNVQDMDAIIQEYMLHPITIAELASLCNRSLATFKRDFQKQYHTSPRVYINKHRLNHAKMLLENTDKQISEISTDCAFESTSYFIRIFKQEFGITPQRMRAKITIE; encoded by the coding sequence ATGCTATTTCGTTTTCCACCACCTGCTCCAATCATAAATGACTCCACTTTTTTATCCAGTGGTTCAGAAACATTTGCAAAGCTGAAAATCGAATTTAAAGCAGGGAAAAGAACCGTCTTTATGACTGAGCATACGCTTATTTTTGTAATAAGTGGAATAAAGCTTTTACATTTTTCAGACCAAACCTTAAAAATCACTCCAGGTCAAGTTGTTCTTTTGAAGAAAGGAATATATGTAATGGCAGAATACATTGAAGAAGGATTAGCCTTCGAGGCACTTCTGATATTCTTACCAGAAAACATCTTAAAATCTTTTATACCAAAATCCAATAAATACATTGGCTTAAATAAAAGCGATCCCTATATAGTTTTTCCAATTAACATGCTTATCCAAGATTTCAAGATTCAGTTCCGACAATATTTTGAACATCCTTTGTTTAATTACGAACAGTTAATTCCATTGAAACAAAAGGAAATTCTGATCCTTCTGCTATCTTCAGGTTATAAAGAACAAGCCTTAGCTTTTATTGATGCCGCTGTTAGCAAGAATGTACAGGATATGGATGCTATCATACAAGAATATATGTTGCACCCCATTACCATTGCTGAGCTTGCTAGCCTATGTAATAGAAGCCTTGCTACTTTTAAAAGGGATTTTCAAAAACAATATCATACTTCACCCAGAGTATATATCAACAAACACCGGTTAAACCATGCCAAGATGTTGCTGGAGAATACAGATAAGCAAATTTCTGAAATATCGACCGATTGCGCTTTTGAGAGCACCTCATATTTCATCCGCATCTTCAAGCAGGAGTTTGGTATTACACCACAAAGAATGAGAGCTAAAATTACTATCGAATGA
- a CDS encoding short chain dehydrogenase, with amino-acid sequence MKILIVGGNGTIGKKVAEGLSQKHDLIIGGRNTGDVHVDISSSTSISEMFKKIGKLDSIVCIAGTGYYGSFEEMTQEHIMPGIYGKLLGQMNLVLIGKDFLNPEGSITLTTGIAASHPARNGSCVAMINGAINSFVLAASQELKEDKRINAVSPGLVEDSKERYGEFFPGYNLVPMGKLVNAYILSIEGAVNGKILKVYS; translated from the coding sequence ATGAAAATTTTAATAGTAGGTGGTAATGGTACAATAGGAAAAAAGGTAGCTGAAGGACTGTCTCAGAAACATGATCTGATTATCGGAGGAAGAAATACGGGTGATGTTCATGTAGACATCTCTTCATCGACATCCATTTCTGAAATGTTCAAAAAAATTGGTAAACTAGATAGTATTGTCTGTATTGCAGGGACTGGGTATTATGGTTCTTTTGAAGAGATGACACAGGAACATATTATGCCAGGAATTTACGGGAAATTATTAGGTCAGATGAACCTGGTTTTAATAGGCAAAGACTTTTTGAACCCCGAAGGATCAATTACCCTAACAACAGGCATTGCAGCGAGTCATCCCGCTCGAAATGGATCTTGTGTTGCAATGATCAATGGTGCAATTAATAGTTTCGTACTAGCAGCTTCACAAGAGCTCAAAGAAGATAAAAGAATTAACGCAGTAAGTCCAGGCTTGGTGGAAGATAGCAAGGAACGCTATGGTGAATTTTTTCCTGGCTATAATCTTGTACCCATGGGTAAACTGGTAAATGCCTATATCCTGAGTATCGAAGGAGCTGTAAACGGAAAGATTCTGAAAGTATATTCATAA
- the budA gene encoding acetolactate decarboxylase — MKLRNMLIAAFICISLNSFSQQVINGFAMPESVTSDGKRFFVSNQGQDFSSRDSDGFISEISADGKLVELKFAPIESVLHAPKGMAIEHNILYVADLERVLGFDINTRKTVFELSIPKAIMLNDICLLENGFIGITDTYSGNIYKVNTRTKSFEIIGNIPTINGISFNKNTNQLAVCTNGKTLGEGAVYIKTGNEDFRQLPNISNGFFDGIVWIDDSRLLLSDWVTFPTKGYGKLWFYDLKNQQAEMLLTEESIADIYYDSATQKIYMPQMQKNKVIITDKKELETVNKEKYNRLYQYGIADAFVGGLYRGTLPLKDLKLKGDFGLGAPDMLDGELTILDGKVYQTKATGETVEPENDFKTSMSFVTFFKADTVFNVENAVGEKALWEQISEVLKNKNAMYAIKITGKFDHIKTRAFPSVKNEPFPVITTIFDTQKFFEFSDTQGILVGYHLPEYLNGINSKGFHYHFLSSNKTQGGHVLDFTARNLTIEIAEMKSFELNIPTDKYFQNFKFDTKDNEALKRVEQGK; from the coding sequence ATGAAATTAAGAAACATGCTAATCGCAGCCTTTATTTGCATTAGCTTAAATAGTTTTTCGCAACAAGTTATCAACGGTTTTGCAATGCCTGAAAGCGTTACATCGGATGGGAAAAGGTTTTTCGTGTCCAATCAAGGACAGGATTTCAGCAGTCGGGATAGTGACGGATTTATAAGTGAAATTTCCGCAGATGGTAAGTTAGTAGAATTGAAATTTGCACCAATCGAGAGTGTTTTACACGCCCCCAAAGGTATGGCTATTGAGCACAATATTTTGTACGTGGCGGATTTGGAACGTGTACTAGGGTTTGACATCAATACCCGAAAAACCGTTTTTGAACTCTCCATCCCAAAGGCTATCATGTTAAATGATATTTGTCTTTTGGAGAATGGCTTTATCGGTATCACAGATACTTACTCAGGGAATATCTATAAAGTAAATACCCGAACAAAGTCGTTTGAAATCATTGGAAATATCCCGACCATAAATGGTATTTCGTTCAATAAGAATACCAATCAGCTAGCTGTCTGTACTAATGGAAAAACGCTAGGTGAGGGTGCTGTTTATATTAAAACTGGAAATGAAGATTTTCGACAATTGCCTAATATTTCCAATGGATTTTTTGACGGTATAGTATGGATCGATGATAGTCGTTTACTGCTTTCGGATTGGGTAACATTTCCGACTAAAGGCTATGGTAAGCTTTGGTTTTATGATTTGAAAAATCAACAAGCTGAGATGCTGCTCACCGAAGAAAGTATTGCAGATATATACTATGACTCTGCTACTCAAAAAATCTACATGCCTCAAATGCAGAAAAATAAAGTAATCATCACGGATAAAAAGGAATTGGAAACAGTAAATAAAGAGAAATACAACAGATTATATCAATATGGGATTGCTGACGCCTTTGTGGGTGGATTATACAGAGGAACTTTACCCTTGAAAGATTTGAAGTTAAAGGGTGACTTCGGTTTAGGAGCTCCTGATATGCTGGATGGAGAACTGACCATTTTGGACGGTAAGGTATATCAGACAAAAGCTACAGGCGAAACCGTTGAACCTGAAAATGATTTTAAAACTTCCATGTCGTTTGTTACATTCTTTAAAGCTGATACTGTTTTTAATGTTGAAAATGCAGTTGGTGAAAAAGCTCTTTGGGAACAGATAAGTGAGGTATTAAAGAACAAGAATGCCATGTATGCTATTAAGATAACTGGGAAATTTGATCACATCAAAACAAGGGCATTTCCATCTGTAAAAAATGAACCGTTTCCCGTGATCACGACTATTTTTGACACCCAAAAGTTTTTTGAGTTTTCGGATACTCAGGGTATTTTAGTTGGTTATCATCTGCCCGAATACTTGAATGGTATCAACAGTAAAGGATTTCATTATCATTTCCTTTCTTCAAACAAAACACAAGGGGGACATGTTTTGGATTTCACAGCAAGAAATCTGACAATAGAAATTGCGGAGATGAAAAGTTTTGAGCTGAACATACCAACAGATAAATATTTTCAAAATTTCAAGTTTGACACCAAAGACAATGAAGCATTGAAACGAGTGGAACAAGGGAAGTAA
- a CDS encoding zinc-dependent alcohol dehydrogenase family protein codes for MKAIQLEQFGIDHLQLKEVQIPAFGENEVLVKTTAASLQYLDLSVVEGVIAPHLPLPHIPVSEGIGVVENIGKNVTQWKRGDRVLIPFIPRWEAGEITAYKNEIRTGLQVSGTLAEFTVQPENTLVSAPKNLSDEEAASLPVAGLTAWTSLVTKANIKAGQTILVQGSGGVSLFALQIAKSFGLKVIATTGSKEKEQKLKGLGADEVINYKEFPNWSDEVKRLNNGIGVDVTLDVAGNTTIEQSILSVKENGYVGIIGFMSGNKITIDVFPLIMNYVRLQGYSVGHAEELRELVNAIEKNSIKPVVGRVYSIEQTQEAFHRLKSGDAFGKIIIKF; via the coding sequence ATGAAAGCAATACAATTAGAACAGTTTGGCATTGACCATTTACAACTCAAAGAAGTACAGATTCCTGCATTTGGTGAAAACGAAGTGTTGGTCAAAACAACAGCTGCTTCACTACAATACTTAGATTTATCAGTGGTGGAAGGAGTTATTGCTCCTCATTTGCCCTTGCCACATATTCCTGTTTCAGAAGGAATAGGGGTAGTGGAAAACATAGGTAAAAATGTAACACAATGGAAAAGGGGTGATCGTGTGTTGATTCCATTTATTCCAAGGTGGGAAGCAGGTGAAATAACAGCTTATAAAAACGAAATCAGAACGGGTCTGCAGGTTTCGGGAACTTTAGCGGAATTTACTGTACAGCCTGAAAACACATTGGTTAGCGCACCAAAAAATCTATCCGATGAAGAAGCAGCATCTTTACCAGTTGCTGGTCTTACCGCTTGGACAAGTCTGGTTACTAAAGCCAATATAAAAGCTGGACAAACTATTTTAGTGCAGGGTAGTGGTGGTGTTTCTCTCTTTGCCTTACAGATTGCTAAATCTTTCGGACTAAAAGTAATTGCTACCACTGGAAGTAAGGAAAAAGAACAAAAACTAAAGGGTTTAGGAGCAGATGAAGTTATCAACTACAAAGAATTTCCGAATTGGAGTGATGAGGTAAAGCGACTGAACAACGGTATTGGTGTCGATGTAACGTTGGATGTGGCAGGGAATACTACCATCGAACAAAGTATTCTTTCCGTCAAGGAAAACGGATATGTGGGTATCATTGGTTTTATGTCAGGAAACAAAATTACGATAGATGTTTTCCCTCTTATCATGAACTATGTCCGTCTGCAGGGGTATTCGGTGGGGCATGCTGAGGAATTAAGGGAACTGGTAAATGCTATAGAAAAGAACAGCATTAAACCAGTTGTTGGTCGGGTTTATTCTATCGAACAGACACAGGAAGCTTTCCATAGACTCAAATCGGGAGATGCATTTGGAAAAATCATAATCAAATTCTAA
- a CDS encoding winged helix-turn-helix transcriptional regulator, producing the protein MKTECIGDFVKLKGKTYPCTVSLTMDLVGGKWKAVILYHLKDSEKRYSELRKEMPDVTEMTLSLQLKQLEKDGLVLRKAYGEKPPLKVIYNLTDFGKSFIPVLEAITEWGNQIVSEQGEFLTKD; encoded by the coding sequence ATGAAAACAGAATGTATTGGTGATTTCGTAAAGCTTAAAGGAAAAACTTACCCTTGTACGGTAAGCCTAACGATGGATTTAGTTGGTGGCAAGTGGAAAGCTGTTATACTCTACCATTTAAAAGACAGTGAAAAAAGATATAGTGAACTTCGTAAAGAAATGCCAGATGTTACCGAAATGACTTTGAGTCTACAGTTGAAGCAATTAGAAAAAGATGGTCTGGTATTGAGAAAAGCATATGGCGAAAAGCCCCCCTTAAAAGTCATTTATAATCTCACTGATTTCGGAAAAAGTTTCATTCCTGTTTTAGAAGCTATTACAGAATGGGGAAATCAGATCGTGAGTGAGCAAGGTGAATTCTTGACTAAAGACTAA
- a CDS encoding AraC family transcriptional regulator — translation MNNKESVVTFYNRHGQKHPESSQFNIYRREEFVCGSTSLPPNRRDFYKISLVLEGEGIISTADKTIHIKNNAITFMNPLIPYSWEPISENQTGYFCLFTEDFISQNLKNESLSKSSLFKVGGNHVFILSEERANSIGGIFENMLNEIASGYTNKYELLRSYVQIIMHEALKIQPPETFYKPLNASERITSLFTELLERQFPIDSPNQVLKFKNANEFALQLNVHTNTLNRALKEITGKTTTEWIAERMTKEAKALLQYSSWDIAEIGYCLGFEHASNFVIFFKKQTQETPLQYRKFISVGI, via the coding sequence ATGAATAATAAGGAAAGTGTTGTTACATTTTATAACCGCCACGGACAGAAACATCCCGAGTCAAGTCAATTTAATATCTATCGTAGAGAAGAATTTGTCTGCGGCTCTACTTCTTTACCACCCAACCGAAGAGATTTTTACAAGATTTCGTTGGTTTTAGAAGGGGAGGGTATTATATCAACGGCTGATAAAACAATTCATATAAAAAACAATGCCATTACATTCATGAACCCTTTAATTCCCTATTCTTGGGAACCGATTTCGGAGAATCAAACAGGATATTTTTGTCTGTTTACGGAAGATTTCATTAGTCAGAATTTAAAAAATGAAAGTCTTTCAAAATCATCACTATTTAAGGTTGGAGGAAATCACGTTTTTATCTTGTCAGAAGAAAGAGCAAATTCAATAGGTGGGATTTTTGAGAATATGCTGAATGAAATCGCATCAGGTTATACCAATAAATATGAACTGTTACGAAGCTATGTGCAGATTATTATGCATGAAGCTTTAAAGATTCAACCTCCGGAAACATTTTATAAACCGTTAAATGCTTCGGAGCGTATCACATCGTTATTTACGGAACTATTGGAAAGACAATTTCCAATTGACTCTCCAAATCAGGTTTTAAAATTTAAGAATGCAAATGAATTTGCGCTACAACTCAATGTACATACCAACACCTTAAACAGAGCCTTAAAGGAAATCACGGGTAAAACTACTACGGAATGGATTGCCGAACGTATGACTAAGGAGGCTAAAGCTTTATTGCAATATAGCAGTTGGGATATTGCGGAGATTGGTTATTGTCTAGGATTTGAACATGCTTCCAATTTTGTTATCTTTTTCAAAAAACAAACGCAAGAAACGCCATTACAATACAGGAAATTTATTTCTGTTGGTATTTAA
- a CDS encoding CD225/dispanin family protein yields the protein MRKYFYTDGYTNFGPFTLEELKYKNITRETYVWYQGLAQWYQAVDLPELAILFSNSSPAVPNPFHTEQTPEVISHNPLFNNQQNNPFNSPQNTPFNSSQNNPFNNPQQVIPRTWLVESILVTIFCCLPFGIVGIANAAKVESKFYAGDFEGSQRASDEAKKWTKISFFVQIALYASYLVFILLGIAGSISTNGN from the coding sequence ATGAGAAAATACTTTTATACAGATGGATATACCAATTTTGGACCTTTTACTTTAGAAGAGCTAAAATATAAAAATATAACCCGGGAAACCTATGTTTGGTATCAAGGTTTAGCGCAATGGTATCAAGCTGTCGATCTACCAGAATTAGCTATATTATTCTCCAATTCATCACCTGCTGTTCCTAACCCATTTCACACTGAACAGACTCCAGAAGTTATATCTCATAACCCATTATTTAATAATCAACAGAATAATCCATTTAACAGCCCACAAAATACTCCGTTTAACAGTTCACAAAATAACCCATTTAACAATCCGCAACAAGTAATACCAAGAACATGGTTAGTTGAATCCATATTGGTTACTATATTTTGTTGTTTACCATTTGGAATAGTAGGGATTGCCAATGCCGCAAAAGTGGAATCAAAATTTTACGCAGGAGATTTTGAAGGTTCACAACGGGCATCAGACGAAGCTAAAAAGTGGACCAAAATTAGTTTCTTCGTACAAATTGCCCTATATGCTAGCTATTTAGTATTCATATTATTGGGAATTGCAGGATCAATATCCACAAATGGTAATTAA
- a CDS encoding DUF2752 domain-containing protein — MVIKKSTRFILAILGLGILIVIYKNFNPVQYALFPKCPVYAITGYKCPGCGSQRAVHYLLNFDLQNALKENLLLVIAIPYIITGFVFESIKQPNEKVLKWRKIIFGYQAIIIVFLIVISFWILRNC; from the coding sequence ATGGTAATTAAGAAATCTACACGATTTATTTTAGCAATACTTGGATTGGGTATTCTTATTGTAATTTATAAAAATTTTAACCCTGTTCAGTATGCTCTTTTCCCAAAATGTCCCGTTTATGCTATTACTGGATACAAGTGTCCTGGTTGCGGATCACAAAGAGCCGTACATTATTTATTAAATTTTGACCTTCAAAATGCGTTAAAGGAAAATTTACTACTCGTTATCGCTATCCCTTATATCATTACAGGATTTGTCTTTGAATCTATCAAGCAACCTAATGAGAAAGTGTTAAAATGGCGAAAAATTATCTTTGGGTATCAAGCTATTATTATCGTATTTCTAATCGTGATTAGTTTCTGGATTTTAAGAAATTGCTAA